The Styela clava chromosome 10, kaStyClav1.hap1.2, whole genome shotgun sequence genome window below encodes:
- the LOC144428041 gene encoding retroviral-like aspartic protease 1, translating into MTNVCMDHDFDILICSLILPTSWYAMVDVNGITVRFLIDSGSAATLIDYAVFCSIGGKECDLSPCDVCFQTANGTSLKARGMIDLKICIESVCAFQRVIVADLDVPYGLLGMDFFQEHDCVLHMSVGQMEVYGKTVSLTKPVSSVPSCRIVVDKCVTVP; encoded by the coding sequence ATGACGAATGTATGCATGGACcatgattttgatattttgatttgttctttgaTATTACCCACTAGCTGGTATGCTATGGTTGATGTGAATGGCATCACTGTACGTTTTCTTATTGATTCTGGTAGTGCTGCTACACTTATAGATTATGCAGTTTTTTGTTCTATTGGTGGAAAGGAGTGTGATTTGTCTCCTTGTGATGTTTGTTTTCAAACTGCTAATGGTACTTCTCTGAAAGCTCGTGGTatgattgatttgaaaatttgtattgagTCTGTATGTGCTTTTCAAAGAGTGATTGTTGCTGATCTTGATGTCCCCTATGGTTTGCTTGGTATGGATTTTTTCCAAGAGCATGACTGTGTTTTGCATATGTCTGTAGGTCAAATGGAGGTTTATGGTAAAACTGTTTCCCTGACCAAGCCTGTTTCGTCTGTTCCTAGTTGTAGAATTGTTGTAGATAAATGTGTGACTGTTCCCTGA